One part of the Geoalkalibacter sp. genome encodes these proteins:
- a CDS encoding class I SAM-dependent rRNA methyltransferase — protein MSRSLVVGPETVRMLELGHPWVIADRYTKLWPRGRSGDVVRLTSGDGRFLATALLDPEDRVVARVLEFAPMQLDADWLRKRLMQALRRREQADLSRTNAYRLVNGEGDGLPGLVVERYDAYLLVQLYARCWEMHLEVLLAALAETVHPAGIYLKTRPRRTRELAAKGQTGKLGRLVWGKKASFPMRVQENGLYFLVDLEEGLHTGLFLDQRRNREDFMRRVKERRVLNLFAFTGAFSVAAAAAGARRVVSVDAAGAYLARAQDNFRINRTDPRNHEFITGDCFQVVADFVKENRRFDAVLMDPPSFSTTRQSQFTTRGGTSDLVAQSLRLLTPGGLLICSSNHQKVDVADFLKEIRRGALQAGQEPRVLASYGQPEDFPYAVTFPEGRYLKYLVMEALAV, from the coding sequence ATGTCACGCTCGTTGGTCGTTGGCCCGGAAACTGTCAGAATGCTTGAACTTGGCCATCCTTGGGTGATCGCCGACCGCTACACCAAGCTTTGGCCGCGGGGTCGCTCGGGAGATGTGGTGAGGTTGACGAGCGGGGACGGACGCTTTCTCGCCACCGCCCTGCTGGATCCCGAGGATCGGGTCGTGGCGCGGGTGCTCGAATTCGCGCCCATGCAGCTTGACGCCGATTGGCTTCGCAAGCGCCTGATGCAGGCTTTACGGCGCCGTGAGCAGGCCGATCTGAGCCGGACCAACGCCTATCGCCTGGTCAACGGCGAAGGCGACGGGCTGCCTGGCCTGGTGGTTGAGCGCTACGATGCCTATCTGCTGGTGCAGCTCTATGCCCGCTGCTGGGAGATGCATCTGGAGGTGCTTCTTGCGGCTTTGGCCGAGACGGTGCACCCCGCGGGCATTTATCTCAAGACCCGCCCCCGCCGGACCCGCGAGCTGGCCGCCAAGGGCCAGACCGGCAAACTGGGGCGGTTGGTCTGGGGCAAAAAGGCTTCGTTTCCCATGCGGGTTCAGGAGAACGGCCTGTACTTTCTCGTCGATCTGGAAGAGGGCCTGCACACCGGGCTGTTCCTCGATCAGCGCCGCAATCGCGAGGATTTCATGCGGCGCGTGAAAGAGCGCCGCGTGCTCAATCTGTTTGCCTTTACCGGGGCTTTTTCCGTGGCGGCGGCCGCGGCGGGCGCCCGCCGGGTGGTCAGCGTGGATGCGGCGGGAGCTTATCTCGCGCGGGCGCAGGACAATTTTCGCATCAACCGGACGGATCCGCGAAATCACGAATTCATCACCGGCGACTGTTTTCAGGTAGTGGCCGATTTCGTCAAGGAAAACCGGCGCTTCGATGCGGTTCTCATGGACCCGCCGTCCTTTTCCACCACGCGCCAGAGCCAATTCACCACGCGCGGCGGCACCAGCGATCTGGTGGCGCAGTCCCTGCGCCTGCTGACGCCGGGGGGGCTGCTGATCTGCTCCTCCAACCATCAAAAGGTTGATGTCGCCGATTTCCTCAAGGAAATTCGTCGCGGCGCCCTCCAGGCCGGACAAGAGCCGCGGGTGCTCGCCAGCTATGGGCAGCCCGAGGATTTTCCCTATGCCGTCACCTTCCCCGAAGGGCGCTATCTGAAATACCTGGTGATGGAGGCCCTGGCCGTCTAG
- the hflX gene encoding GTPase HflX — protein sequence MLDGNLTGLKPSQIKALERIDRRRIPATQVVTAELARFLTELSFDLRRQVGILVDRQGEILHVIVGDDREILLPNLARFGLGRSGLRGLRCIHTHLKGESLTQDDLTDLALLRLDFMVAIAVGERGLPGRVHYAHLLPSNPEGKSVEVLSLPSVHEFDLDFLRFIASLESEMERKMAETFDLSDTREKAILISAGGEPRPELEDSLNELAELARTADVVVLDRVVQRTQKIHPRFLMGEGKMREVIIRALQQGATLLIFDQDLSPGQVRSISEMTDMKVIDRTQLILDIFARRAHTLDGKVQVEVAQLKYLMPRLLGKGTAMSRLMGGIGGRGPGETKLEIDRRRIRERLTRLEKQLEELARGRRQRRQRRIRAEVPIVSIVGYTNAGKSTLLNALTQSAVFTEDLLFATLDTATRRLRFPEEREVIITDTVGFIRKLPKSLLGAFKATLEELEDADLLLHVVDISAERFEEQIAAVERILQDLELAGIPRLLVFNKIDRLPPGEVGALCRRFDAIPVSALERATFTALLEELQRRFWPRDADPADLKPDPSL from the coding sequence TTGCTTGACGGCAACCTGACCGGGCTCAAACCGAGCCAAATCAAGGCCCTGGAGCGCATCGACCGGCGCCGTATTCCGGCGACGCAGGTGGTGACGGCGGAACTGGCGCGGTTTCTCACCGAACTCTCTTTTGATCTGCGCCGCCAGGTCGGCATTCTGGTCGACCGCCAGGGGGAGATCCTGCATGTCATCGTCGGCGATGACCGGGAAATCCTCCTCCCCAACCTCGCGCGCTTCGGTCTGGGGCGCAGCGGCTTGCGCGGCCTGCGCTGCATTCACACCCACCTCAAGGGCGAAAGCCTCACCCAGGACGACCTCACCGACCTCGCCCTGCTGCGTCTCGATTTCATGGTGGCCATCGCTGTCGGCGAGCGCGGCCTGCCGGGGCGCGTCCACTATGCCCATCTGTTGCCGAGCAATCCCGAAGGAAAAAGTGTCGAGGTTCTCAGCCTGCCCTCGGTCCATGAATTCGATCTCGATTTCTTGCGATTCATCGCCTCGCTGGAATCCGAGATGGAACGGAAGATGGCCGAAACCTTCGATTTGTCCGATACTCGGGAAAAGGCCATCCTGATTTCCGCCGGCGGCGAGCCGCGTCCCGAACTCGAGGATTCCCTCAACGAACTCGCCGAGTTGGCGCGTACCGCCGATGTGGTGGTGCTTGATCGCGTAGTGCAGCGCACCCAGAAGATCCATCCGCGTTTTCTCATGGGCGAGGGCAAGATGCGCGAGGTGATCATCCGCGCCCTGCAGCAGGGGGCGACCCTGCTGATTTTCGATCAGGATCTCTCCCCCGGGCAGGTGCGCTCCATTTCCGAGATGACGGACATGAAGGTCATCGACCGCACCCAGCTGATCCTTGACATCTTCGCGCGGCGCGCCCATACCCTGGACGGCAAGGTGCAGGTCGAGGTGGCGCAGCTCAAATATCTGATGCCGCGGCTGCTCGGCAAGGGCACCGCCATGTCGCGGCTCATGGGCGGCATCGGCGGACGCGGTCCCGGCGAAACCAAGCTCGAAATCGATCGGCGGCGCATCCGCGAGCGTCTCACGCGTCTGGAAAAACAATTGGAAGAGCTCGCCCGCGGCCGTCGCCAGCGTCGTCAGCGGCGCATTCGCGCCGAGGTGCCCATCGTCTCCATCGTCGGTTACACCAATGCCGGCAAGTCGACGCTGCTCAATGCCCTGACCCAGAGCGCGGTGTTCACCGAGGATCTGCTCTTCGCCACCCTCGATACGGCCACCCGACGCCTGCGTTTTCCCGAGGAGCGCGAAGTCATCATCACCGACACCGTCGGTTTTATCCGCAAGCTGCCCAAGAGCCTGCTCGGCGCCTTCAAGGCCACCCTGGAAGAGCTTGAGGACGCGGATCTGCTGTTGCATGTGGTGGATATCTCCGCCGAGCGCTTCGAGGAGCAGATCGCCGCCGTCGAGCGCATTTTGCAGGATCTCGAGCTGGCCGGCATCCCCCGGCTGCTGGTGTTCAACAAGATCGACCGCTTGCCCCCCGGCGAGGTTGGTGCCCTGTGCCGCCGTTTTGATGCCATCCCCGTCAGCGCCCTGGAGCGCGCCACGTTTACTGCGCTGCTTGAAGAATTGCAGCGGCGCTTCTGGCCGCGGGACGCCGATCCCGCGGATTTGAAGCCGGATCCTTCCCTGTAG
- a CDS encoding tetratricopeptide repeat protein: MFNLAISLALCLLTTVVLVNPVGLDLWLASLIALVLFTLCYLLLTRTVMKKVANLMESAQRDLQGGRVDKAVKTLESGYRFANWQFYVKAQINSQIGTLLYLKRDFAKAFEYLQKGFVRHWVGMAMLAICYMKRNQTTKMVETFEKAVAANKKEALLWALYAYCLEKVGDKEKAEQVLEKGLKKVGGDERLSANLEALKEGRRMKMRAFGDLWYQFHLEKPGAVVKEQTRAVMGRRKIVRR; this comes from the coding sequence ATGTTCAACCTCGCCATCTCCCTTGCTCTGTGCCTTCTCACCACGGTGGTTCTGGTCAATCCGGTCGGCCTTGATCTCTGGCTGGCGTCGCTCATCGCCCTGGTTCTTTTTACGCTCTGCTACCTGTTGCTGACCCGTACCGTCATGAAGAAGGTGGCGAATCTCATGGAATCGGCGCAGCGCGATCTGCAGGGGGGCCGTGTCGACAAGGCGGTCAAGACCCTGGAGTCGGGTTATCGCTTCGCCAACTGGCAGTTTTACGTCAAGGCGCAGATCAATTCGCAGATCGGCACGCTGCTCTATCTCAAGCGCGATTTCGCCAAAGCCTTCGAATATCTGCAAAAAGGATTCGTGCGGCACTGGGTGGGCATGGCGATGCTCGCCATCTGCTACATGAAGCGCAACCAGACCACCAAGATGGTCGAAACCTTTGAAAAGGCCGTGGCCGCCAACAAGAAGGAAGCGCTTCTCTGGGCTCTTTATGCCTATTGCCTGGAAAAAGTCGGCGACAAGGAAAAGGCCGAGCAGGTTCTGGAAAAGGGCCTTAAGAAGGTCGGCGGCGATGAGCGGCTTTCCGCCAATCTTGAAGCCCTCAAGGAGGGGCGGCGCATGAAGATGCGCGCTTTTGGCGATCTCTGGTATCAGTTCCACCTGGAAAAGCCCGGCGCGGTGGTCAAGGAACAGACCCGCGCCGTCATGGGGCGGCGCAAGATCGTGCGGCGCTAG
- a CDS encoding LysM peptidoglycan-binding domain-containing protein has protein sequence MADEPEPFADEATEEELYLLGAAPLFPDGEGETVRREEALFDFPVVENAQVRYFLDLYSGPARGTFARWLERSGRYVPMMRQVFAEHGVPQDLVYLAMIESGFNSRAQSWAQAMGPWQFTERTGRNYGLQGDWWFDERRDPEKSTHAAARHLRDLHRQFDGDWYLAVAAYNAGSGRLQGAIRSSGTRDFWELARAEHLQKETRQFVPKLLAALMIAKEPEKYGFTNLNYLEPLVYDVVKIPAATDLEVVAELCGVSYEEIKALNPELKRWSTPPGRKNHALRIPAGTKERFTQAYAKIPANERLRYARHRVQAGDTLNKVAKQYNIRVEDIVALNRIDNARSLRVGTDLILPLKAGYTQRPVKELAENADRPRQRTYTVKKGDSLWSIARRFEVSERDLREWNKLSSNSHLQPGQVLTVAAAPARAPAKAAGPSKSKAANPVVYTVKPGDTLWDIGRRYQVQARDILNWNNLPQGHVLRPGDQLTLHVHADQRG, from the coding sequence TTGGCGGATGAGCCCGAACCCTTCGCGGATGAGGCCACGGAGGAGGAACTCTATCTGCTGGGCGCCGCGCCCCTGTTTCCGGACGGGGAGGGGGAAACGGTGCGTCGCGAGGAAGCCTTGTTTGACTTTCCCGTGGTGGAGAATGCCCAGGTCCGCTATTTTCTCGATCTTTACAGCGGTCCGGCGCGGGGTACCTTCGCCCGCTGGCTGGAGCGCTCGGGCCGCTATGTCCCCATGATGCGGCAGGTGTTCGCCGAACATGGCGTGCCTCAGGATCTGGTGTATCTGGCCATGATCGAATCGGGCTTCAACAGTCGCGCCCAGAGCTGGGCTCAAGCCATGGGTCCCTGGCAGTTTACCGAACGAACCGGGCGCAATTACGGATTGCAGGGCGACTGGTGGTTCGATGAGCGTCGCGATCCCGAAAAATCCACCCATGCGGCGGCGCGCCATCTGCGCGACCTGCACCGGCAGTTCGACGGCGACTGGTATCTGGCCGTGGCGGCCTACAATGCCGGAAGCGGACGCCTTCAGGGGGCGATCCGCAGTTCGGGAACCCGCGATTTCTGGGAACTTGCGCGCGCCGAGCACCTGCAGAAGGAAACCCGTCAGTTCGTGCCCAAGTTGCTAGCCGCTCTGATGATCGCCAAGGAACCCGAGAAATACGGGTTCACGAATCTCAACTACCTTGAGCCGCTGGTCTACGACGTGGTGAAGATTCCTGCCGCGACCGACCTGGAAGTCGTCGCGGAGTTGTGCGGCGTGTCCTACGAGGAGATCAAGGCTCTCAACCCGGAGCTCAAGCGCTGGAGCACCCCGCCGGGGCGCAAGAACCACGCCCTGCGCATCCCCGCCGGCACCAAGGAGCGCTTCACCCAGGCCTATGCCAAGATTCCCGCCAATGAGCGACTGCGTTACGCCAGGCATCGGGTGCAGGCCGGCGACACCCTGAACAAGGTGGCCAAGCAGTACAATATTCGCGTCGAGGACATCGTGGCGCTTAATCGTATCGACAATGCGCGCTCGCTGCGGGTCGGCACGGATCTGATCCTGCCCCTCAAGGCCGGCTACACCCAGCGCCCCGTCAAGGAGCTTGCCGAGAACGCCGATCGTCCGCGTCAGCGCACCTACACCGTGAAAAAAGGCGACAGCCTCTGGTCCATCGCGCGGCGCTTCGAGGTCAGCGAGCGTGATCTGCGGGAGTGGAACAAGCTGAGTTCGAACAGTCATCTGCAACCGGGTCAGGTTCTCACCGTTGCCGCCGCCCCGGCGCGCGCGCCCGCCAAGGCCGCCGGGCCGAGCAAAAGTAAGGCCGCCAATCCTGTGGTGTACACCGTCAAGCCCGGTGATACGCTCTGGGACATCGGGCGGCGCTACCAGGTGCAGGCGCGCGATATTCTGAACTGGAACAATCTGCCCCAGGGGCATGTGCTGCGTCCCGGCGATCAGTTGACGCTGCATGTGCATGCGGACCAACGTGGTTGA
- the fabI gene encoding enoyl-ACP reductase FabI, with translation MSFLEGKRGIIFGVANDKSIAWGISQALKNAGAELAFTYLNEALEKRVRPLAESLGSTLILPCDVQKDEEIDQVFADVEKAWGGLDFVIHSVAFADREDLKRPFSQTSRAGFNLAMDISAYSLVAVSRRAIPLLKNGGSILTLSYLGAQRAVPNYNVMGVAKAALEASVRYLAAELGPAGIRVNAISAGPIKTLAASGIGQFKEKLKLMDDYAPLRRTVTQEEVGKSALYFVSDLASGVTGEVHFVDAGFNIVVSA, from the coding sequence ATGTCGTTTCTCGAAGGAAAGCGCGGCATTATCTTCGGTGTAGCCAATGACAAGAGCATTGCCTGGGGCATTTCCCAGGCCCTGAAGAATGCCGGTGCGGAACTGGCCTTTACCTACCTCAACGAGGCCCTGGAAAAGCGGGTGCGGCCTCTGGCCGAAAGTCTCGGCTCGACCCTGATTCTGCCCTGCGACGTGCAGAAGGACGAAGAAATCGACCAGGTTTTCGCCGATGTGGAGAAAGCTTGGGGCGGGCTTGATTTTGTCATCCACTCGGTGGCCTTCGCCGATCGGGAAGATCTCAAGCGGCCGTTCAGCCAGACCTCCCGCGCGGGTTTCAATCTGGCCATGGACATCAGTGCTTATTCCCTGGTGGCGGTGAGCCGTCGCGCGATTCCGCTGCTGAAAAACGGCGGCAGTATTCTCACCCTGTCCTATCTCGGCGCCCAGCGCGCGGTGCCCAACTACAACGTCATGGGGGTCGCCAAGGCCGCTCTTGAGGCCTCGGTGCGCTATCTGGCCGCCGAACTCGGTCCGGCCGGCATCCGCGTCAACGCCATTTCAGCCGGGCCCATCAAGACGTTGGCCGCCTCGGGTATCGGCCAATTCAAGGAAAAGCTCAAACTGATGGACGACTACGCTCCCCTGCGGCGCACCGTGACCCAGGAAGAGGTGGGCAAGTCGGCCCTGTATTTTGTCTCCGATCTGGCAAGCGGCGTCACCGGCGAGGTTCATTTCGTCGATGCGGGCTTCAATATCGTTGTCAGCGCTTAA